A single genomic interval of Candidatus Binatia bacterium harbors:
- the odhB gene encoding 2-oxoglutarate dehydrogenase complex dihydrolipoyllysine-residue succinyltransferase, with protein MSVEVRIPTLGESVSEGVIVRWMKADGDMVRADEPLLELETDKASVEIPAERAGVLRILKTQGEKVQVGDVVGRIEEGAPGQRTPAAPPPPGAMEPGKASVEKPPPTSAVLSPAVRRLVEEHHLDPRTITASGRGGRLTKGDVLAHLEAAQQPPEEERPPTPDSVLRTQDLAAAAADEEARVPMTHLRQRIAERLVAAQRTAAILTTFNEVDMSAVMELRARYKTRFTETHGVSLGFMSFFARACADALKDLPSVNARIDGSDIVYKKHVHLGIAVGTERGLVVPVVHYADRMSFADIEREIGRLTGLARQHKLGIQDLSGGTFTISNGGVYGSLLSTPILNPPQSAILGMHKIEKRPVVINDQVVIRPMMYLALSYDHRLVDGEQAVTFLIRVKDRIEDPTRMMFEI; from the coding sequence ATGTCCGTTGAGGTACGCATCCCGACACTAGGCGAGTCCGTTAGCGAGGGGGTGATTGTTCGCTGGATGAAGGCGGACGGCGACATGGTGCGGGCCGATGAACCGCTCTTGGAGCTCGAAACGGACAAAGCCAGCGTCGAGATTCCCGCCGAGCGCGCCGGTGTTCTCAGGATTCTCAAAACGCAGGGTGAGAAAGTGCAGGTCGGTGACGTCGTCGGGCGGATCGAGGAAGGCGCACCGGGACAGCGCACGCCAGCGGCTCCACCCCCGCCGGGGGCGATGGAACCTGGGAAGGCGAGCGTCGAGAAGCCACCGCCAACCAGCGCTGTCCTCAGCCCGGCGGTACGCCGCCTGGTCGAAGAGCACCACCTCGATCCGCGCACCATCACCGCCTCGGGACGCGGCGGGCGGCTGACAAAAGGGGACGTGCTCGCACACCTGGAAGCCGCCCAGCAGCCACCGGAAGAGGAGCGCCCACCTACTCCGGACTCAGTACTTCGGACCCAGGACCTTGCCGCCGCCGCGGCCGACGAGGAAGCACGCGTGCCGATGACGCACCTGCGCCAGCGTATTGCAGAACGCCTGGTGGCAGCGCAGCGCACCGCCGCCATCCTGACCACCTTCAACGAAGTCGACATGAGCGCGGTGATGGAGCTGCGGGCGCGGTACAAGACCCGCTTCACCGAGACGCACGGCGTTTCGCTCGGCTTCATGTCGTTCTTCGCCCGCGCCTGCGCCGATGCACTGAAGGATCTCCCCAGCGTCAACGCCCGGATCGACGGCAGCGACATCGTGTACAAGAAGCATGTGCATCTCGGCATCGCCGTAGGCACCGAGCGAGGTCTCGTCGTACCCGTGGTCCACTATGCCGATCGGATGTCGTTCGCGGACATCGAGAGGGAGATCGGGCGCCTCACGGGATTGGCTCGGCAGCACAAGCTCGGTATTCAGGATCTCAGCGGCGGTACGTTCACCATTTCGAACGGCGGTGTCTATGGCTCGCTGCTCTCGACCCCGATCTTGAATCCACCGCAGAGCGCCATCCTCGGCATGCACAAGATCGAGAAGCGGCCCGTAGTCATCAACGATCAGGTGGTCATCCGCCCGATGATGTATCTGGCCCTGTCGTACGATCACCGCCTGGTCGACGGCGAGCAAGCAGTGACCTTTCTGATCCGTGTCAAAGATCGCATCGAAGATCCGACGCGGATGATGTTCGAGATCTGA
- the lpdA gene encoding dihydrolipoyl dehydrogenase — MGPADERPQTRNRTLRTQDPGLRTDFDLIVIGAGPGGYVAAIRAAQLGMRVACVEKCRTLGGTCLNVGCIPSKALLDSSEQYHNARNGLAAHGVNVGSVELDLAVMMARKEKVVKVLTQGVAGLFRKNKVERFSGTARFTGSDTVEVSAGSDRQTLRARHLLIATGSAPIELPGLPFDGRHIVSSTEALCFEQAPKRLVVVGAGAIGLELGSVWNRLGSQVMVAEFMDRILPGTDGAMGEQLKKALEQQGMTFRLRTTARHAVVRNGVVRVTLESEGKSTDEDCDVMLVAVGRRPFTEGLGAREVGVEFDERGRIKVDVQYATSVPGIYAIGDVITGPMLAHKASEEGVAAVERMAGQASHVNYDAIPNVVYTWPELASVGMSEEQAQTQGILCRVGTFPFLANGRARCMNETEGLVKILADAKSDRVLGVHILGPRASDIIAEAAVAMEFGASAEDIARSVHAHPTLPEAIKEAALAVHQRALHI; from the coding sequence ATGGGACCAGCAGACGAGAGACCACAGACGAGGAACCGAACACTCAGGACTCAGGACCCAGGACTCAGGACTGATTTCGACCTCATCGTCATCGGCGCGGGGCCGGGCGGCTACGTCGCCGCCATTCGCGCGGCGCAGCTCGGCATGCGCGTGGCGTGCGTCGAGAAATGCCGTACTCTGGGCGGCACCTGCCTCAATGTCGGATGCATTCCGAGCAAGGCGTTGCTCGACTCCAGCGAACAGTACCACAACGCCCGCAACGGCCTCGCCGCCCACGGCGTCAACGTGGGCAGCGTGGAGCTGGATCTTGCGGTCATGATGGCCCGCAAGGAGAAGGTGGTGAAGGTGTTGACGCAGGGCGTCGCTGGACTGTTTCGGAAGAACAAGGTCGAGCGATTCAGTGGCACCGCGCGCTTCACTGGAAGTGATACGGTTGAAGTCTCGGCTGGCAGCGACCGCCAGACCCTACGAGCGCGCCATCTTCTGATTGCAACCGGGAGCGCCCCGATCGAGTTGCCCGGCTTACCGTTCGACGGCAGGCACATCGTCTCGTCAACCGAAGCGCTGTGCTTCGAGCAGGCACCGAAGCGCCTGGTGGTGGTTGGAGCCGGAGCGATCGGGCTCGAGCTCGGTTCGGTGTGGAACCGGCTCGGTTCGCAGGTCATGGTAGCGGAATTCATGGACCGCATCCTGCCCGGCACGGACGGCGCGATGGGCGAGCAATTGAAGAAGGCGCTGGAACAGCAAGGAATGACCTTCCGCTTGCGGACCACGGCGCGCCATGCGGTGGTGCGCAACGGCGTGGTCCGGGTAACGCTGGAGTCGGAAGGCAAGTCCACGGACGAAGACTGCGATGTCATGCTGGTTGCCGTCGGGCGGCGCCCGTTCACCGAGGGGTTAGGGGCGCGCGAAGTGGGAGTGGAGTTCGACGAGCGAGGGCGGATCAAGGTCGATGTCCAGTACGCCACCAGCGTGCCGGGCATCTACGCCATCGGCGACGTCATCACCGGGCCGATGTTGGCGCACAAAGCTTCGGAAGAAGGGGTCGCTGCTGTCGAACGGATGGCGGGACAAGCCTCTCACGTCAACTACGATGCCATCCCGAACGTCGTGTACACGTGGCCCGAGTTGGCCAGTGTCGGCATGTCGGAGGAGCAGGCGCAGACTCAGGGCATCCTGTGTCGCGTGGGGACGTTCCCGTTCCTGGCCAACGGACGCGCCCGGTGCATGAACGAGACCGAGGGCTTGGTGAAAATCCTCGCCGACGCCAAGAGCGATCGCGTGCTCGGCGTCCACATCCTCGGACCGCGCGCCTCGGACATCATTGCGGAGGCCGCGGTGGCGATGGAGTTCGGCGCCAGCGCGGAGGATATCGCGCGCTCAGTCCATGCGCACCCGACCCTCCCCGAAGCGATCAAAGAAGCCGCCCTCGCTGTCCACCAGCGGGCCCTGCACATCTAA